The window TTTGCCGATGTTCGCGATCGCTCCCCTGGACGGGAGGTAAGTTTTTGACCCTGCGTTATCTACTCGACACTAATGTAGTTTCCGAACCCGTGCGACCCAAACCCAACCCCGCAGTATTGGCAAAACTACAAGCGCACCAAGAAGAAATTGGTACGGCGGTGGTTGTTTGGCACGAGCTTTTATTTGGCTGTCAGCGTCTTCTACCATCTAAAAAACGCCGTAAGATTGAAACCTATTTACAAAAAGTAGTCCAGCCTCATATTCCCCTACTTCCCTATGATGAAACGGCAGCAACTTGGCACGCAAAAGAAAGAACTCGCCTTGTAGCAGCAGGTAAAACTCCCGCTTTTGTGGACGGACAAATCGCTGCGATCGCTTACACTAATAATTTAATTCTCGTTACTAATAACACCTCAGATTTTCAAAATTTTCTGAATTTAAAGTTAGAAAACTGGCATCAATAAAGATCGCGAGTCAAAATTGTGAGATAAAACTGCTAATTATCAATTCTGGTTATGGATAAGGTTGGAAAAATAGAACGCATCACTCAAAAGCGAGTAGTTCGACTATTCCAACAGCAATTACACTACCGCTACCTGGGCAACTGGCAAGACAGGAAAGACAACAGCAACATCGAAGAAGGCATTTTAAGGGAATATCTAACCCAACAAGGCTACAGTCCCACCCTAATTAACAAGGCACTCCAAGAACTAAAAAAAACCGCTACAGACCAAGCTAAGAGCCTTTACGATATCAACCAGGAAGTTTATGGCTTACTGCGCTACGGAATTAAAGTCAAGGAAAATGTAGGGGAAAATAATCAAACGGTTTGGTTAATCGATTGGTCAGATCCTATAAATAACGATTTTGCGATCGCCGAAGAAG of the Myxosarcina sp. GI1 genome contains:
- a CDS encoding type II toxin-antitoxin system VapC family toxin, which gives rise to MTLRYLLDTNVVSEPVRPKPNPAVLAKLQAHQEEIGTAVVVWHELLFGCQRLLPSKKRRKIETYLQKVVQPHIPLLPYDETAATWHAKERTRLVAAGKTPAFVDGQIAAIAYTNNLILVTNNTSDFQNFLNLKLENWHQ